From the Xenorhabdus ishibashii genome, one window contains:
- a CDS encoding ArsR/SmtB family transcription factor: MKHEEVAASLAELGNSHRLAIFRFLVKAGHQGASVGEIQKALDIPPSTLSHHLNRMVKVGLIRQEKHSRTIVCIPDYQHLGNLINFLQEECCVGI, from the coding sequence ATGAAACACGAAGAAGTCGCAGCAAGTCTGGCGGAACTAGGGAATAGTCATCGATTAGCCATATTTCGCTTTTTAGTGAAGGCTGGTCATCAGGGAGCCTCCGTCGGGGAAATTCAGAAAGCTTTAGATATTCCCCCTTCAACACTGTCACATCATCTCAACCGTATGGTGAAGGTCGGACTCATCCGTCAAGAGAAACACAGTCGTACTATCGTATGTATACCTGATTATCAGCACTTGGGAAATCTGATCAATTTCTTGCAAGAAGAGTGTTGTGTGGGGATTTAG
- a CDS encoding methyltransferase domain-containing protein produces the protein MMKIREQQLSQRVENVQNYYGTTLSGKEDLVTNVCTVDEPPSDEIRAILKSIHPEVQQRFYGCGTPFPPLLAGSTVLDLGCGGGRDCFILSKLVGEKGKVIGVDATPEQIEFAKSYVEYHREAYGYNESNVHFIHGNIESLDLLNLPQNSVDVIVSNCVINLATAKSDVLQGMIRLLKPGGEIYFADIFSDRRLSQELKNDPLLIGECIGDVLYYGDFVRIARDAGFRDIRIVASNLKAIRNKPIEEKLGGAKLYSMTLRLFKIDLEDSCEDYGQVAIYKGNLPDAPIRFMFDQEHVFETGKAMPICRNTADIIYKSRYHNLFNVIGEGRTHYGIFNCGTASSNSAVSVEIPISAPGGCGC, from the coding sequence ATGATGAAAATCAGAGAACAACAATTGTCTCAGCGAGTTGAAAATGTACAGAATTACTACGGTACAACGCTTTCGGGCAAGGAAGACCTGGTAACTAATGTTTGCACTGTAGATGAACCACCTTCTGATGAGATCAGGGCTATATTAAAGTCAATCCACCCAGAAGTGCAGCAGCGTTTTTATGGCTGTGGTACTCCTTTTCCTCCTTTACTGGCTGGATCAACCGTGTTGGATTTGGGATGTGGCGGCGGGAGAGATTGCTTCATTTTATCTAAGTTGGTAGGCGAAAAAGGGAAGGTTATTGGCGTGGATGCTACTCCTGAGCAAATTGAATTTGCCAAGAGTTACGTTGAATATCATCGTGAGGCCTATGGCTATAACGAAAGTAATGTACATTTTATACACGGTAATATTGAATCCTTGGATCTACTCAATTTACCGCAGAATAGTGTCGATGTCATAGTCTCCAATTGTGTCATTAACTTAGCTACTGCAAAATCTGATGTGCTTCAGGGCATGATCCGGTTGCTCAAGCCTGGTGGAGAAATTTATTTTGCTGATATTTTCTCTGATCGCAGACTTTCCCAAGAGTTGAAAAATGATCCATTGCTGATTGGCGAATGTATTGGCGATGTCTTGTATTATGGTGACTTTGTGCGAATAGCGCGTGATGCAGGTTTTCGGGATATACGGATTGTTGCAAGCAATCTAAAGGCTATTCGCAACAAACCCATTGAAGAAAAGCTGGGAGGCGCAAAACTGTATTCAATGACTCTCAGGCTATTCAAGATTGATCTAGAAGATAGTTGTGAAGACTATGGCCAAGTCGCCATATACAAAGGTAATCTCCCTGATGCCCCTATTCGCTTTATGTTTGATCAAGAACATGTATTTGAAACAGGGAAAGCGATGCCAATATGTCGGAATACGGCAGATATCATTTATAAAAGTCGATACCATAACTTATTTAATGTGATTGGTGAAGGCCGTACGCAT
- a CDS encoding permease has protein sequence MSSQLQETLNMFVFLAIELSALFIGISLLVGILQRHIPPSKVEALLSANRKRGYFLAAALGSITPFCSCSTIPMLKGLIRAKAGFGPMMVFLFSSPLLNPIIVVLFVATFGLTLTAIYVLSAFLVSLGAGWLLQILGFERYVRHEEGSDCGVSGSSCAIKPVISNSCEPMAAPCCSATQMTTQSTGCCDSQTTKVRPKSKYSGLWQETWADFKNVLPYLFIGIAIGSVIYGYVPTSLLEKYAGSDNPFAIPVSAVIGIPLYLRAEALIPLSAALMAKGVSVGAILALIIGGAGASLTELILLRSLFTLKLLAAFVAVILAMAMIAGYMALLFF, from the coding sequence ATGTCTTCCCAATTACAAGAAACCCTAAACATGTTTGTCTTCCTCGCCATAGAGTTATCAGCCTTGTTTATTGGTATCAGTTTGTTGGTTGGTATTCTCCAGCGGCATATACCACCATCCAAGGTAGAAGCGTTACTGAGTGCTAACCGGAAAAGGGGATATTTTTTAGCTGCTGCCCTCGGCTCTATCACTCCTTTCTGTAGTTGTTCGACTATTCCTATGTTGAAAGGATTAATTCGTGCCAAAGCTGGTTTTGGTCCAATGATGGTATTTTTATTTTCTTCCCCGCTATTAAATCCCATCATCGTCGTATTGTTTGTGGCTACTTTTGGCCTGACGCTAACAGCCATATATGTACTTTCTGCCTTTCTGGTCTCATTGGGTGCCGGATGGCTGTTACAAATATTGGGATTTGAACGTTATGTACGCCACGAAGAGGGATCTGATTGCGGGGTTTCTGGAAGTAGTTGCGCGATTAAACCGGTTATATCAAATAGTTGTGAACCAATGGCAGCTCCCTGTTGTTCGGCTACCCAGATGACTACACAATCTACGGGTTGCTGCGATAGTCAAACCACTAAAGTGCGTCCAAAAAGTAAATATAGCGGTCTATGGCAGGAAACCTGGGCAGATTTTAAGAATGTATTACCTTACTTATTCATCGGTATAGCTATAGGCAGTGTGATTTATGGCTATGTTCCTACTAGTCTGCTTGAAAAATATGCTGGTTCAGATAATCCTTTTGCAATCCCAGTTTCTGCTGTCATTGGAATACCACTGTATCTGCGCGCTGAAGCTTTGATACCGCTTTCAGCAGCTTTGATGGCGAAAGGGGTCAGCGTCGGAGCGATTCTGGCATTAATTATTGGTGGTGCTGGCGCCAGCCTGACTGAGCTAATTTTATTACGCTCCCTATTCACATTGAAACTTTTGGCGGCCTTTGTCGCTGTTATCCTTGCGATGGCAATGATCGCAGGTTACATGGCTTTATTGTTTTTCTGA